DNA from Salmo trutta chromosome 14, fSalTru1.1, whole genome shotgun sequence:
TGTCTCCTTGCTCTCTGACCAGAGCAGTGTAAATCtagatggttgtacagtcatctcaaataaaactgaaggaccttggcgttactctggaccctgatatcGCCTTCGATGAACGTGTCAAAAATATTTCAAGAGCAACCTTTTttcatcttcgtaacattgcaaaaatcagaaacttctTGTCTAAATTTGATGCAGAAAAGCTCATCCATGTATTTGTCACTtcaagattagactactgcaatgctctactctccggaaACCCGGATaaggcactaaataaacttcagttagtgctaaatacggctacTAGAATCTTGACTACAACCCCAAAATGTGatcagtgctagcctccctacactggcttcctgttaaggctaggggtgacttcaaggttttactgctaacctacaaagcattacatggacttgcttgTTCGTACCCATCTCACCATTTTGGTTCTCCGTTACATACggtacctacacgtatgctacggtcacaagacgcaggcctccttattgttcctagaatttctaagaaaacagctggaggcagcaCTTTCTCCTATATTGCTTCATTTCTACAGAATGGTTCTGccgatccatgtgagagatgcagactcggtctcaacctttaagtacTAAAGAGATGATGAAGTGTACTccggcccaggggtgcgaaggcgAATGGCAAGGCATTGGAGTGACAAACCACACTTGCTGCCTCTGCCTAGCCGGCTCCCctatctccactgggattctctgcctctgaccctattacgagGGCTGAGTCAGTGGCTTGCTTGCGCTCTTCCATTCTTCCTGTCCTTGAGCTTGTGCGGTAGGttgatcttcgtgggctatactcggccttgttaGTGGCCTGTTGATATCCCTTTAGTGGGGATGTGCTTtgccaaagtgggtggggttatgtcCTGCCTGGTTTCCCCTGTCCGGGGGTAActttggacggggccacagtgtcccccctTCAGTCTCctgtatctatgctgcaatagtctatatgccggggagctagggtcagtctgttatatctgggtaATTCTGCTGTCCCGTGTGATCTTAGATATGCTCCctcttctcccatctctctctttcccctcccagaggacctgagccctagggccatgcctcaggactacatgGCCTGACTACtcctgtctgaccctgctggtcttcAAGATGATCAAACGTTGatagaacaatctggccttaatggccatgtactcttatagtctccacccagcacagccagaagaggccaTCCTTCAGAGCCaggttcctctcttggtttcttcctaggttcctgcctttctagggtgtttttcctagccactgtgcctctacatctgcattgcttactctctggggttttaggcttggtttctgtataagcactttatgacaactgctgttgtaaaaagggctgtataaatacatttaattgaatTATACCCTGGTAACATCTATCCAACTAGTTCCCCATCTTGGATTTCTTAGCCTATTTTTCAGCGGCCATATTGGAaatgactgccagggttgtgTAATTGACAAAATCTGCGATGGCACTACAAACAAAAATACTTATTTAGACATGCCGTAGCAGTGTGTGAAATTTAGTGGCTTTATTTTTTCACGTAGTTGCTGGACTATGGTGAAAATGACCTCAATATGACCCCTATTAAGGTCTTAAGAGTACTTTATGATCAGAATTATTGTCTATATCTGTGGGATAATATAGTGGGTAGATAAATTACAAAGTTATTTTGATATTGTTTGGAATGATTTTACTCTATTTTCTTCTAACAGGCAGCCATTTTATTAAAAATGGCCACCATGGTTGACTGACAGGCTCCCTGGACTGCAAAAAACATTAAAATGTTCCTTAAAGTATCTAGTATTAGTGTACCAAGTTTGATACTTGTATCATAAAATGGAACAATTATGTCACCTATCTGCTGGACTAAGTTGTGTGCTAGACATCGTTTTAGacaatgaaaaacaaaaacattaggaaatgaGAATTTTAAACAAAATTCTTTATGTACCAATCAACTGCACAAGACCATAACATAAAATGTAGAATCAATGTGCCTACTCCATTGGACTGCTACAGGTACCAACCTGTACCTGAGACAATAAAAAGCATTATTGGCCTTCACTGTTTAATATTTTCACAGCAATCAGAAgacagggctgcgttcagtacaaaaaaaacatacTCCAACATTCAATCAAATAGAAACGGTGCTGTTCTGAACGACCAGTTAAAAAACAGGGAGGGGTTGGGTTGTGGAAGGTTGTCAGCATGGCCGTTTACCTTTAAATACGTCACTCACTTTCTTCAAGCATCAACCCGTCACACCCACGAAACAGAGCAAACCTACCGCAACATCTGTTCAAGAGCGTTTTGGGGAAACGTGTCATTTAGTACAAACAGAAACAATGTAGCAAATGTTCAATCAAACTGAACGCACCCCAGTCTTCACTGCTTTATATTTTCATAACAATCAAAAGACAGTCAGAGGGCTCAGGCtgtcaagaataagaaatatGAATTTGAGGAAAGCTGCTGTTTGATGTAAGACCTATCTCTGACCACTCCCTCCACAGTAGCCTTGCTCCAGCGCAATCTTCATGGATTACTATGTAGCCTTGCTCCagcaaaaataaaaacagaaaccaTCTCTCTGAACAGCTCCTTActcatacaatatgttatgaatatAACTGCAGTCACACCAACCCACAACTCTCACAGCACAGTTGTTGAGTCTCTCCAGATTCTGTCTACATATTAGAATAACATTTAATTTAAATCTATATCAATCAGTGGATATGTAGCCAGATGGATATTTGAATGTCTCACCAATAAAGAGGTAAAATTGTACATGAGCCAGAGGAGCTAAATTTAAAAATATGAGATTTAAAAAGATATGGCATATGAGAGAATATCTTAGCATATCACATGGTGTTTATGTGCGGAAGCAAACAGCATAACCGTTATATCGTCATGACAACCAACAAGGAGAAACTTCTTCAGCTCAAAGGAAGCGTCCACAGGCCCACCTCATCAATGAACTCCAGTCCATTTGAAAAGGCACAACATTAGCAAGTCTGTGTCTACTCAGCAACCCTGTCTGATAAGACAGAGAGCAAATTGTATGTAGTCCAACTTATGTCCTGTCTGTCACTCACGATGTGTCTTGAGGTTGTCTCCTGCCGCACTCTCCCTGACAGATAGAAAACATTATCACAACCATTCACTGATATGAGACAGGAAGCACACAccataaacactaaccaaccATATTCATAATGGACAAATCAAATATATGTCCAGTCCAGTTAGCTAAAGAAAACGAGACTGTATAGTGACTGGGGAGaataacagtcagtatttggGGGTACCTGGAGGGAGACATGGATGCTTGGACACCTACCATCCGCTCCTGTGAGGTGCAGGGTCAGGTGTGCCTCCATTCTTTCCACCAGTACCTAAACGTTAGACAGATATACAAGTTAGCTACCTAGCACTTCATGGCAGCATGCCTTTCAGACATAGCCAACTAACGTTTATAGAACTAAACATGATGATGGTGGCAAATATTCGAATATGAATAACTAGCTAGTTTAGCACTCACCTTGTCGGTAATACATATCGTTCACAGTGTTTCCGTAAAATTTCCAAGCGAAATGGATGGCAATGAGACTGACAACGAGCCAACTAAACAATATCTTGAATATTGACACTCTCATATCATTAGCCAGCCAGTCGTCAACAAATTCGGAAAGAAACGAAACAAACCCGTCCACAATGCGGGATAAAAACTCGAAATCCCAGGGCTCTTCCATTTTATAAAACAACACCCAAAATGTATGCTTTgtcaaaaaacatattttatctaaaccagctagctaacgttagttaataTGACCAAGGCCGAGTAACTGTCTACACCACTGAGGTTTACTATAGCTAGCTATATGAACAGGGGCTAAACGCGTAACAGCTAGCCAACGGGTGATGCGCTGACTGTTTCAAATCACCCCATTCGTCAAACAGATTGAGGAGGAAACTTTCAGTCACAGATGCAATAATATTTGCTTTACTGTTATGTCATGAAATACTTTTAAATTCAAATAACCGTACTATTATAATGAGATAACCAGTATCTCATATTGCTAGCTCTTGGTACAGTTCCTCCGTGTCAAATCTGAAAGTATATGTTTTGGTCTAGTTTTAGGGAATCGTGTCTGTACATGGCTGCGCATTGACGGCAACCAGCACTAATcgtaaacaaaaaacaaacaaaacaaaaaagcgCACTGGAACGTACCCGGTCTGTGGGAGAGGGAGTTTCTCCCTTCATTGGTTTATTACCTGCTCCATCTAAATGACCATTGGACAATGAACCCTGTCACCATTGGGATTATGGATGTGCTGTTGTGAGTGGAAAAACAACTTGTTTACCAGTTAGTTATGCCTTTCCCCCGATGATTTAACAACGGAATATCCAAACGTAAGATGTGTTTGTTATATTATTTCAAGTTGTGTTAGTATTGTAGCTACATTGATAAAGTTAGGTATTTGCTAAAGCTACTATAGTTAACTAGCTGGCTGCTTTATTGTGTTCGGCAAACTGGGGGGTTGGGAAGTACAGTACTGGAATGTATTTAGCTGGATGTTACGTAGTGAGGGTAGCTTTAGCCTGCAATAACATCTAAATCATCTAGCTAGTTAGGTACTTCATTTagttatagttagctagctagctaggtaacgttaacCCATTAGCCCAAAATAGTTTTGCCTGCTAATCGTATTAATCCAGTTAGCTagataaaggcattttaatttaGAGCTAATGTTAGCTGTGATGTTTTCTGGTCTGTATAGCATATTGCATATTGGCTTCAGCTGTTTTAGGAAATgaatttagctagctaaattaagTTGAAGTTCAAAGCGTAGTAAATAAAGCTAATGTTTCCAGTAACAAACGGCTAACGTTACTTAAATATGTTCCTACTACAGGGGCTTTAATCTGATCAAGATGCCAGTCAGTGAGTGTTTGTTACCAAAACTAAACACACACTGCGTGTACAACAAATTAGGAACACCTGCACTTaccatgacatagactggccaACGCtgtgtcacctgttaaatccacttcaatcagtgtacatgaagggaaggagacaggttaaagaaggatttttaagccttgagacatgggttgtgtatgtgtgccattcagagggtgaattggcaaggcaaaatatttaagtgcatttgaaccaggtatgttagtaggtgccaggcgcactgtttgagtgtgtcaagaactgcagcgctgctgggtttttcacactcaacagtttcctgtgtgtatcaagaatggtccaccacccgaaggacatccagccaacttcacacaactgtgggaagcattggagtcaacatgtgccagcatctctgtggaatgcttttgacaccttgtagagtccatgtcctgactaatttaggctgttctgagggcaaatggggtgcgcaactcaatattaggaaggtattcctcATTTTTTGTTCACTCTGTATGTCCTCTGACACTCTCCATAATGACCCATTTTAGGCTTGTCGTCTATCTAGGGCATTAGCTACTTGCATTGCCAGTTTGTGGCTAGCTGCGTAGCTCGATCGCTAGTGGTGTGCTGTTGTATGATGTCTGTTACTGTTAGTTAACTGAATATCAAATGAATGACTGACTAATATGCCAATGAATGCTTCCTTTTCTGTGATTTACAGTGTTTGTGATGTCAACATGGAGAGAGATGACAATCAagaaaagggagagatggaggagataaAGAGTTGTGAGAATCCATCCTCTGACTGCACACTGTCAACTGGTAATGAAATGCCTTATCTAATCTATAATGAAAGTTAGCTAATCTTTAATGACATCCAGCTGATCTTGACATGCCTCCACTCAGTAAGTAGGGGGATCAGCAGTGTTTGTGATTATTTTACTGAGTTCATTTGTCTGATTTTCAGGTTCTGCTGATCTCACTCCTGCTCTGCCCTCTGAAAATCATACAGTTCCTGAGCCTGCTGGGCCAGTGGGAGGAGACGACGACACCAATGTGACTTTAGAGGAGCCTAAGAATCCACCTCCATCAGATACTATGGGTGAGGAGGGGACCCAGGAACTAGAACCGGCCCCTGACCAGGAACTAGAACCGGCCCCTGACCAGGAACTAGAACCGGCCCCTGACCAGGAACTAGAACCGGCCCCTGACCAGGAACTAGAACCAGCCCCTGACCAGGAACTAGAACCGGCCCCTGACCAGGTAAAAGATGAAGAGACTGATGAGTGCAATAAGACAGAATATCAGAACAGTTCAGGTGGTCAACCAGAGACGGTGCCAGAAGAGGCTTCATCTTCAGCTGAGAATGGGCAGGACGACTCAGGGGAGTTTGTGGTCACTATGTTGGCCAGAGGTAAACTGGAGGAACAAGGTATGGGAGTGAAGGGgatgtcctctccactgtcagAGACTGGTGCCCCAGAGGCCCCCCCATCCCACCGTGATGAAGACGTGATGGCTGAGAGCTGGAGGCAGCACAGGAAGCATGTG
Protein-coding regions in this window:
- the LOC115207499 gene encoding T-cell leukemia translocation-altered gene protein homolog isoform X2, yielding MEEPWDFEFLSRIVDGFVSFLSEFVDDWLANDMRVSIFKILFSWLVVSLIAIHFAWKFYGNTVNDMYYRQGTGGKNGGTPDPAPHRSGW
- the LOC115207499 gene encoding T-cell leukemia translocation-altered gene protein homolog isoform X1, whose translation is MEEPWDFEFLSRIVDGFVSFLSEFVDDWLANDMRVSIFKILFSWLVVSLIAIHFAWKFYGNTVNDMYYRQGTGGKNGGTPDPAPHRSGWESAAGDNLKTHRE